The DNA sequence GACAGCGCCGGCGAACCGCCGCGCAGCCGGTAGCCGGTGGCGTCCTGGCGGTCGGCCGCCAGGCCCGGCGCGGTGAACTTCGGGTCGGCGACGACGGCGTGCGCGTCCCCGGCCGGGACGGTCGTGACGTTCTGGTACAGGTTGTGGTCGTAGATCCCGTACGCGTCGCTGAACGCCGACCCGCCCGCGCGCCCGACGAAGATGTTGTCGGAGAACTCCAGCGGGTCGGTGGTGTAGTTCATCAGCAGCCGCTCGGCGTTCGGGGCGTAGATCGTGTTGCCGTACACCTGCACGCGCCCGGTCTCCAGGCAGATCACCGTGACGACGCCGACCGGGTCGGTGCCACCGTTGAAGTCCGGGTAGTAGCCGTTGGAGAAGTCGTTCTGGCTGATGTTGTAGCGGACCGTGGTGCGGTCCGTCGGCCGGCCGGCGTCGGCGCAGACCACCAGCATGCCGCCCTGGTTCTCGCGGCTGAGGTTGTGCTCGAACACCGTGTCGAGGTTCGCGTGCTCGGTCATGTACGCCGCCGAGGGCAGCGGGCCGGAGCCGTGGCCGTAGGAGACCTCGTTGTAGCGGAACACCGTGCCGTCGGCGTTGAACGCGCTGAGCGCGGCGGTGTAGGACGGCGCGCGCTCGGCCCAGCCGCGGAAGGTGTTGTACTCCACCACGGCGTTCGTCGCGTTGTAGACGCCGACCGCGTCCCCGCCGATGTCCTCGCCGTAGTTGTGGGCGATGCGCAGCCGGGTGATCGGGAAGTACGTGGTGCCGCGGCCGTCGGGGTACTGCGCGCGCTTCTCCCAGTCGGACGACGTCGCGATGCCCTGCCGGTCGACGTGCCGCAGCGTGTTGCCCTCGATGACGACGTCGTCGAAGCCGCTCGGCTTGGTCGTGCCGCCCGCCTTGAAGACGATCGCACCGCTGACGGTCGGGGTGTGCGGGTTGCGGCAGTCACAGCCGTTGACGTCGTGGACGTCGACGCCCGAAACGACGAGGTGGTGCGCGACGCCGAAGTCCTCGAGCTGGACGTAGACGCCGATGCGCAGCTCGGTCTCGCCCGGCGGCGGGCCCTGGTTGCTGAGATCGAGGTCGCGCACCTCCCAGCCCTCGACGTTGTGCAGCAGCACCGCGGCGAGCGCGCCGTGCGCGTCGATCTTCGGCTTGGCGCCCCAGCCGTAGGTGCCGGTGGTGATCGGCCGGCCGGCGGTGCCCGAGCCCTTCGGCGCGAACGTGCCGTCGCACGTCGTCCCGCGCTTGAACGTGATCCGGCTGCCGGGCGTGAACACGACGGAGTTCACCTTGGCCAGCGTCTTCCACGCCTGCCCGGCGCCGAGCCCGGACGCCGAGTCATGGCCGCCGGCGCAGTCGACGTAGTACTGGGTCCCCCGCGCGTGCGAAGTGTCGGCGAGTGCGGCCGGGGTGCTGAGCCCGACGACGGTCAGCACCCCGGAGACGAGGGCGAGTCTGCGAATCCACGCAGCGGTCATCGTGGGTCCTTCCTGGTTTCGGCGGGGGTTCTGCGAACCCCCGGATGGTCACCACGCGCACTCGTGCGCAACTCGCGACGACCTGGATTCCGTCCGCGTCAGCCCGGTTCGAGCCAGGTTGGACCGCTCCCTGGCACGGTCAGCGGACCCTGACGAGGCGGCACCGGACGTCCGCCACCAGAAGGCAGGAAGTGATGAAGAGTCTTTCCGACGACGCCATCCACAGGCAGGGCGGAGATCTCCGGGGCCTCGCCGGCGACACGTACCTGGACCTGGGCACCTGCGTGAACCGGTACGGGCCGCCGTCCGCGGTCCGCGTCGCGCTGCGGGAGCTGGACGTCCAGCGGCTGCGCGCCCACCCCTACGAAGCCGACTCGCTGTTCCGGGCCACCTACGCGAACTACCTCACGGTGGACCCCGAACTGCTGGTCTCCGGCCGCGGGATCACCGAGTTTATCCGGGTGCTGGCGCGGTTGCTGCCGGCGGACCGGATCGCCGTGGTCACCCCGGACTACACCGACAGCATCCGCTGGTTCACCAACCACCTGCCGCCCGCGAACGGCGGGATCGACACCGTCGCGACGCGGCTCGCGCGGGTCGCCGAGGGCATGGCGCGCTACGACTACGTCGTGCTGTCGAACCCGAACAACCCGCTGGGCCTGCACATCCCGCCCGGGGACCTGGCCGAGGTGTGCCGTGAGAACCCGGCCTCGACGCTGATCGTCGACGAGGCGTACGTCGACTTCCTCGGCGGCGGCACCCGGCGGTCGATGGCGTGGTCCGGACTGTCCAATGTGGTCGTCCTGTCGTCGCCGAACAAGCTCTTCGGCATCGCCGGCGCCCGCACCGGTGCCATGTGGACGGTCAACGAGGACCTGCGGGCGGCCGTCGCCGCCCAGCGGCTCAACTGGCCGTTGTCCTATGTGGACTCGGTGGTGGCGATCGCGGCGTTGCGGGAGACGGCCTGGGCCGAGCGCACCCGCGAGCGGCTGCTCGTCAACGCGGCGGCGATGGAGGCCCTGCTGGTCCGGCGTTATCCGGGCGTGGTCAAGGGCGCGCCGGTGCACTACCGGTTCGTCGCCTCCGAAGACCCGCAACGCGACTACGACGAGCTGGTCCGGGCGGGCGTGGTGGTACGCGTCTTCGGCGACGACCAGGCGGGCCGCGTCCCGGGCCTGCGCATCACCGCTCCGACGGACGACGAGTTCCCGCTGCTGGCCGCGGCTCTCGCCGGTTAGGACCCCGGGTGCCGGGGCGTGTCCACCACCGCCCCGGCACCCGTCTCACCCACCCGTCGTGAGTGTTCAGGGCGGTTAGAACCGCCCTAAACACTCACGACCGGGACGCGCGCAGCCGGGCCGCCGTCGCCTCGACGTGGGCCGCCATCGCCGCGCGGGCCGCGGGCGGGTCACCCGCCAGGATCGCGTCGAGGATCTTCGCGTGCTGGGCCTGCGAACGCTCCGGGTCCGGCGGGATCCCGTCGAGCCACCCGGCGAGCCGCATCCGGACGTCGGCGACCACGGTCGTCAGCGAACCGGACCCGGTGACCTCCGCGATCGCCAGGTGCAGCCGCGCGTCCCGGCGCCGGTGATCGGCCGGGCCGGCCACGACGTCGGCCGCGGCGAACGTCGTGACCAGGTGCCGCCGGTCCGCCGAACTCAGCCGCCGTCCCGCCGCCAGCTCGGCCGCGCCCGTCTCCACCACGTGCCGCAGGCGCAGGACGTCGTCCAGTTCGGCCGCGTCGAGCCGCCCGGTCCGCTGCGGCGCGGGCAGCCGTTCGACGACGAACGTGCCGCCGTAGCGGCCTCGCCGGGATTCGACGTACCCCTCGGAAGCGAGCGCCCGCAACGCTTCCCGCAGTGTCACGCGGCTGACGGCGAGCCGCTCGGCCAGCTCCCGTTCGGCCGGCAGCCGCGAGCCCGCGGCGACGACGCCGAGCCGCACCAGCTGCCGCAGCCGTTCGATCGTCTCCTCGACCGCCCGGCCCGCCCGCACCGGCCGGAACACGGCGTCGAGCTCGCCGGTCACGCCGGCACCGGACGGCACCGCAGCAGCACCGCCTCGCCGTCGGTGACGGCGAACTCCGCGGCCACCGGGACGGCCGGCCGCCGCGCGGCCGCTACCGAACCCCAACGCCGCAACACCTTCACCGGACACAGCAGCCATTCACGCACCTCTGACCGGCCCACCCGCAACACCGCACCCAACTCCCCGCTCACGACGGCACCGGACGGCAACGCCACCTCGCCCTGGATACCGCGAACTCCGCAGCCACCGGCACATCCAGCCGGCGCGCGGCCGAACCCACCCGCAACACCGCACCCAGATCGCCGGTCACGCCGGCACCGGACGGCACCGCAGCAGCACCGCCTCACCGTCGGTGACGGCGAACTCCGCGGCCACCGGGACGGCCAGCCGCCGCGCGGCCGCGATGGTGAGCGAACCCAGGTGCTGCACCGTCTTCACGCGCAGCGCCGGCGCGCGCCGGCGCAGCTCGGGGACCGTCGACGTCCGGGTGCCCCCGGCCGCGGCGACCGTGGCCGTCGGCTTGTCCGCCACCCGGTACTCGCGGACGGCGAGCTCCGGGCCCGCCAGCACGACCAGGTCCGGGTGCAGCGGCTCGGCCAGCTGCTCGGCGAGGCCCAGGAACGCCTGCACCCGGACGCGCTCGCCGTCGGGCGCCGCGCGGACGTGCGCGCTCGCCTCCGCCGCGGTGAACCGCTGCAGCGCGAACGCCAGCCGCGGGAACTCACGAGCGCCGTCTTCGGCGAGAGCGAGCAGCTCCAGCATCGCCTCGGCCACCGTGCCGGGGCCGAGGTTGTTGAAGACCGGCCCGATCGGCAGGTCCGAGCGCCGCGGCCGGATCTGCCACGCCCGCACCGAAACCGGCTCTTCGACCAGCCCCGCGTACTCCGCGAACGGGTCGGCGGGCCGTTGCCGCACCAGGTCCCGCCAGTGCCGGACGGGCGCGGTCAGGACGATCGTCTCCGGCACCGGGACCAGGTCACCGACCCGGTGCAGGGCCCCGATCGCGGGGCCCGCGAACCCGTCGTCGCCGCAGCGCTCGTCCGTGATCGGCAGCCACCGCACCTCGTCCCGGCCGTCCGGGTACGACGGCCCGGCGGGTTCCCCTTCGCGCGTTGCGCACAACTCGTGCTCCCAAGACGTGCTTGCCGAACCGGACCTGAGCCGACGAACCGTCCGGGCAGCGGGGTGGTCCCCCGCTGCCCGGACGGCACGTTCCGAACTGATCAGCCTGCGCGGCGGCTGCCTTCTTCGCGCAACGCGAGCACCCGGGCCAGCGCGGCCCGCAACTCGTGCTCGGGGTGGCGGGGCAGCTCCCCGGCCCGCCAGGCGACGAACCCGTCCGGCCGGACGAGGACCGCGCCGCTGGCGGTGACGCCGTAGGCCGCGGCCCACCGGTCGTCCGGGTCGTCGAACTCGAAACCCACGCGGTGGACGTCCACCTCGAGGCCGAGCGCCGCCGCGGCCGCCTTGGCCGCCGCGACCCAGCCGACGCCGGCCGGCCCGGCCAGCACCGTGAAGGACCCGGTGAACAGGTCCAGTGTGGACAGTCCGGCGCCGCCCTGTTCCAGCCGCACGTGCGGCGCCCGCAGCCCGGGCTCGCCGCTGGGCGTGCGCGGGTCCTCGACGGGCCGGCCCGCGCCGGCCGTCCCGGCGAGGACCGCCGACGAGCGGTACCGATACCCGAAGATCATGGCCAGGTCGTCGGTCTTCGTGTTGTCCCCGGCCCCTTCGTGGCGGTCGTGGAGCAGCTGCATCGCGCTTTCGAGCGTCAGCCGGGCGACCGGCCGGCGTTCGTCCTCGTAGGTGTCGAGCAGCTCGTCACCGGCGCCGTCGTCGAGCACGGCGGCGAGTTTCCACGCCAGGTTGTGCGCGTCGGCGATGCCGGTGTTCGCGCCGTAGCTGCCTGACGGCGGCACGACGTGCGCCGCGTCGCCGGCGAAGAACACCCGCCCGGCCCGGTAGCGCCGGGCGACCCAGCCGCCGATCGTGGTGGTCGTGACGATCCGGTCGGACCCCGGCATCGACGGGACGAGCCGGATGTCGACGTCCGGGAGCCCGATCGCCTGCCGGGCCAGCGCCACGCAGTGCTGCCGCGTGAAGTCGGCGACGCTCTCGCCCAGTTCGGGCCGGTACGGCACGGAGAGCGCCCACCGCCCGAACTCCCGCAGCGGGATCAGGGTCGAGCCCTTCGTCGGCCGGTCCAGGTAGGCGAGCAGGAACCGGCGGCCCTGCAGCGCGGCCCCGAGGTCGGCGTCGAACACGAAGTTCGCCACCTCGAGGAGCACTCCCGGCCCGTCGGCGCCGACGCCGAGCCGGTCGCGCAGACCCGCGCGGTGGCCGTCGGCGGCGACGACGTAATCGGCGTGGAGCCGGTGGTGGACCCCGGTTTCCAGGTTGCGCACGACCGCCGTGACGCCGTCGCCGTTGTCGGTCAGCGCGATCAGTTCGGTACCGAACCGCACGTCCGCACCGCTTTCTTCGGCGCGGGCGCGCACGATCCGTTCCAGTTCGTCCTGGTCGATCATCTCCCAGTCCGCCGGGCTGAGGGACGCCGGCGGCCGGGCCTGGGCGAGCACGTCGAACCGGAAGTGCTCCTGCCCGGCCAGGGTGTCCGCGCCGATCATGTCGGGCATGTCGGTGAGGATCGACGTCCGGTCCCGGATGGCCTCCGCGAGCCCCAGGGCGCGGTAGATCTCCATGGAGCGCGGGTTGAACGCGCGCGCCTGGGGCAGCAGGGCCGTGGAGGGATGCCGTTCGACCAGGATCGGGCGAACCCCGAGCCTTGCGAGGAAGAGCGCCGTGGACAGGCCGGTGATGCCCCCGCCCACGATGAGCACCGCTGTCTCGTGGTTGCCCGGCTCGGTCATCGCGCCGATGCCCCGGCCTTGTGCTCGTCGGCGGCCGCGGCCGCCTGGCCGGCACCCTGCTTCTTGCCCGGCAGCAGGGTCGTGAACAGCAGCGCCAGCACCAGGACCCCGACGCTGACGGCGATCGCGCTGACCGTGGCGGACTCGAACCCGCTGCCCAGCCGCGAGAAGAACACCGTGCCGAACAGCGCGATCCCGGTCGCGGTGCCGAGCTGGACGGTCGTGTTCACCAGACCGGAAGCGGCGCCGGCCTGCTGCATCTGGATCTCCGACATCGAGACGCCGAACAGCGAGTTCAGCACCGCGCCCATGCCGAGCCCGAAGCCGATGACCGGGGCCAGCAGCGCCCACACGTTCAGGTCGTGGCCCAGCTGCTGCACCAGGACCGCGATCGCGACCAGGCTGGCCAGCAGCACCACGATCGCCCCGGCGGTGAACGCCCGCCCGAGCTTCGGGGCCAGCTGCATGCCCAGGACGTTGCCCACGACGATGCCGATCGTCGACGGCGCGAACGTCAGCGCGGCCTCCAGCGGCGAGAACCCGAGCCCGAGCTGCAGGTGCAGCGTCAGGATGAAGAAGACGCCGACCGCGGTGTTGATGCAGAGCATGACGGCCTGGCCGCCGGACAGGCTGCGGTACTTCAGCAGGGCCGGCGGGACCAGCGGTTCGCCGCCGCGCTTGGCCTTGATCCGCTGGTGCAGCGCAAAGATCGCGAGCAGCGGGATCGCGGCCACCATCAGGTAGATCGACCACTTCGGCCAGCCCAGCTCACGGCCCTGCACCAGCGGGTAGAAGATCGCGAACAGCCCCGCCGTCAGCAGCAGCAGGCCGCTGAAGTCCATGCGGTGCCGGAAGAACCCGGGCCGGCTCGGCATCGTGACCAGCGCGCCGATCAGCGCGAGCACGCCGATGGGCAGGTTGATCAGGAAGATCGCGCGCCAGCCGATGCCGAACAGGTCGGCCTGAGTCAGCACGCCGCCCAGCAGCGGCCCGGCGAGCCCGCCGATCGGGAACGCGCCCGCGTAGTAGGTCATCGCCTTGGGGCGTTCCTTCTCGTCGAACTCCGCGTGGATGAACGACAGGACCTGCGGCACCATCAGCCCGGACCCGACACCCTGGATCACGCGCGCGGCGATCAGCACCTCGACGTGCCCGGCGAGCCCGGCGGCCAGCGACGCGCCGGTGAACACGACCATGCCGGCGAGGAACAGCTTCTTGGTGCCGTACCGGTCACCCAGCCGGCCACCGGTGATCAGGGTGAGCGCGAACCCCAGCGCGTACCCGGCCGAAATCCACTGCAGCGCGGAATCCCCCGTGCCCAGCTCCCGCTGGATGGTGGGCAGCGCCACCGCCACGATCTGGTTGTCGATCATGTCCACCAGGACGGCCAGAACCGCGACCGCCAGTGCCCACCACCTGAGCGGGTGCTTCTCCACGACGTACTCCTTTTCCCACAGTGAACTCTCGTCTGCACTCATAATCAACGAGGCGACTCACACTGTCAACTACTTGTTTGATTAAGTCGATCAAGAGGTTGTCCGACTCATCCGAAACTACAATCAGTGACGTCGGGGCGGCAGAGTGCGACGGGCGCGTGACCGCCGCACGAATCCCCGCCCGGACACAAAAAAGCCGCTCGCACCGGCCGGCGGCCGGTGCGAGCGACAAGGGCCGGAGGCGACTGCTCCGTCGCGGGACCTACCAGCGGATCACCAGACGACGGGGACCTCGTGCGCGCCGTAGATCTGCATGTCGGTGCGCATCGGGATCTCCTCCAGCGGCACGGCCAGCCGCAGGTCCGGCAGCCGCTGCGCCAGCTTGGCGAACGCGATCCGCATCTCCATCCGGGCCAGCTCCTGCCCGAGGCACTGGTGCGCGCCGAAGGCGAACCCGACGTGCCGCTTGGGCTTGCGGGTGATGTCGAACGCCTCGGGGTTCTCGAACTGCGCCGGGTCCCAGTTCGCCGACTCGGTCGAGAGCAGGATCGGGTCGCCGGCGCGAATGTGCCGGCCACCCAGCTCGAGGTCCGTCTTCGCCGTGCGCGGCAGGCAGAACGGCCCGACCGTGAGGTAGCGCAGGATCTCCTCGACCGCGCGCTCGGCCAGATCCGGTTGCCGGCACAGGGTTTCCCACTGTTCGCGGTAGTGCAGCAGGGTCAGCGCGCCGAGGCCGATCATGTTCGCGGTGGTCTCGTAGCCCGCGATCATCATCAGGTTCCCGATGGCCACCAGCTCGTCGTCGGTGAGCGGGACGCCGTCGTCGGGCACGGCTTCGATGAGGTTGCTCATCAGCCGGCCGTCCGGCTGCGCGCGCTTCTCGTGGACCAGCGCGCGCATGTCGTCGGACATCCCGGTCATGGCGTCGAGCAGACCTTCCTTGGTCCGCTCGAGGCTCATGATGACGTGCGTGCGCTCCTGGAACAGCTTGCTGTCCTCGTAGGGCATCCCGAGCAGCTCGCAGATCACCAGCGACGGCACCGGCGTCGCGAAGTCCGGGATGAGGTCGGCGGGCGAACCGCCGGCGACCAGCACGTCCAGCTGGTCGTCGACGATCTTCTCGATCCGCGGCACCAGCGACTTGAGCCGCTTGACCGTGAACATCCCGGTCATCAGCTTGCGGTAGTGCGTGTGGTCCGGCGGGTCCATCCCGATGAACGACACGCCGAACCCGGACGCCAGGTACTCATCGGGGCTGAGGGTGACCGACGTGACCGAGGTCTGGAACTTCCGCTGGGCGCTCACGTCGGGGTGCACCAGCACGCTGGTGACGTCGTCGAAGCGGGTGACCAGCCAGCCGGTGTTCCCGTCCGGCAGGGCCACCTCGCTGACCGGGGTCTCCTCGCGCAGCTGCGCGTACTCGTCGGGCGGGGCCAGCGGGCACCGCCGGGTCATCGGCACGGGCTTGGGCTGGGTCTGGGTCATCGCACTTGCTCCTTTCCGCGGATCGCGAGTCAGATGTCGAGGGTGATGCCGTAGTGCGTGAGCCAGGTGTTGAACTGCAGCGCCATCTCGACGTTCATCCGGCTCGGCCAGTCCTGCGAAACCCCCTTGGGGTGCCGGAAGACCTCGTCGACGGACGCCTGGTCCAGCAACGGCCGGATCGGCGCGTTCGGGTCGGCCAGCGTCTCGGCGAGCAGCCCGTGCAGCGCCTCGGTGTAGGCCGGGTCCTGCGTGACGGGGTAAGGCGCCTTGCGCCGCTCGAACACCGACTCCGGGAGCAGGTCCTTGACAGCGGCGCGCAGGATGCTCTTCTCGCGGCCGTCGAACGACTGGAACGCCCACGGCGCGTTGTACATGTACTCGACGAGCCGGTGGTCCAGGAACGGCAGCCGCGCCTCGAGCCCGCACGCCGCGGCCAGCCGGTCGCCGCGTTCGAGCAGCATCGGCAGCCAGCGCATCAGCTTGACGTAGCGGACGTTCCGCATGATGCTCTCGAACTCGCTTTCGCCCTCCTGGTGCGGGGTTTCGCGCAGCGCCTGGGCGTAGTTGTCGCGGTAGTAGCTGTCCATGTCGAGCTTCTTCAGGAAGCCGTCGTTGAACAGGCCACGCCCCTGGCCCTTGACGCAGCCCGGCACCCGCTTCTCGTTGGCGATCCAGGGGAACGTGCCCGAGCGCACGAGCTCCTCGTCGTGCATCCAGCGGAACCCGCCGAACACCTCGTCGCCGACCTCGCCGGTCAGCGCGACGACCGAGTGTTCCCGGGTCGCGCGCATCATCAGCAGGTGCGACGCGTCCATGTCGCCGGCCGTGGTCGGCATGTCCTGCGCGACGAGCGCGGCGAGCCGGACCTCGGGGTCCATCAGGTCGCGGGTGTCGAGCACGAGGTGGATGTGCTCGGCCCCGTGGTACTGGGCGAGCTCGTCGGCGAACGGGCCGTCCGCGGTGTCGCGGGTGTCGTCCGGCCGGAAGTTCTCGCTGTACCCGACGTAGGTCGTCGTCACGCTGCGGACGCGTTCGCCGTTCTTCTTCAGCCAGCCGGCCGCGATCCCGGTGACGGCGCTGGAGTCGAGGCCGCCGGAGAGCAGCGTGCACAGCGGGACGTCGGCGGTCAGCTGGCCGAGGACGATGTCCTCCAGCAGCTGCCGGGTGTGCGAGATGGTGTTGTCCAGGTCGTCGGTGTGCGGCTTGGCTTCGAGCTCCCAGTACGTCCGGTCGACGACGCCGTTACGGCCGATCGCGAGCGTGTGCCCGGGCCGCAGCTGGTCCTGGTCCCGGAACACGGCCTCGCCCGGCAGCTTCGCCGTCGAGAAGACCTCGCGCAGGCCGTCGATGTCGACGACCGCCTTGGTCAGCGGGTGCGTCAGCAGCGCCTTCGGCTCGGACGAGAAGATCACACCTTCGGGCTGCAGGCTGTAGAACAGGGGCTTGATGCCGAACCGGTCGCGGACGAGCAGCATCGTCTCGGTGCGCAGGTCCCAGACCCCGAAGGCGTACATCCCTTCAAGGTGCTTGCCGCAGTCGGCACCCCATTCGAGGTAGGACCGCAGCACGACCTCGGTGTCGCTGCGGGTGCGGAAGTGGTGCCCCCGCCGTTCGAGCTCGCTGCGCAGCTCCTTGAAGTTGAAGACCTCCCCGGAGTACGTCAGCACGGCGATCGTGCGGCCGTCCTCCTCCGCGAACATCGGCTGAACGCCGCCGGCCAGGTCGATCACCGACGTCCTGGTGTGCCCGATCGCGACGTTCCGGGAGCACCAGACCCCGCGGGCGTTGGTGCCGCGGTGCTTCTGGGCCTCGTTCATCGCTTCGATCGTGGCGCGTTCCCCGGACAGGTCACGCCCGAAGTCCACCCAACCGGCGATACCACACATGCTGGCCTCCATCTGGTCGTTCGGCTGTGGCCGAGCCTGTCGACCACGGCTCGAACCCGCCTCGACAGCACCTCGGAACGACTTCCGAGGTGGACCGGATGCCCTCCGCTCAGGCGTGGTTGCGGAAGCCGAGCACCGTGCGCATGTAGATCGGCCAGAGGTACGGCGTCGCGTCGGTCTCGCCGCCGAGCAGCTCCTCGGCGTAGCACCGCGCGATCGGGTGGAATTCGAACCGGACCGGGCCTTCGTCCACCACGTCCTTCTGGATGCGCAGCAGCCCGTGCCCGACGAGCCGGGCCAGCAGCGCCTCGGCCCGTTTCGCCGGGCAGTCGAGCCGCACCGCGACCTCGGCCGCGGTGAACGAGCTCGCGCCGAGCGTCGGCAGCAGCCGGAACGCCGTCTGCGCGTGCGACGGCACCGACCGGTAGCTGCCGGCCAGCCGCGCCCGGACGTCGAGCTGGTTGAACTGCAACAGGTCCAGCGGCCGGTTGCTGGTTTCCAGGTGCTGGCGCATGTTCCGCACCGGCCACCCGGGCACCGACCGCAGCCGCGCGCCGATGCACCGCACCGCCAGGGGCAGGTAGCCGCACAACGCGACCAGGCTGCGCGCCTCGTCGCGTTCGGCGGCGATCCGGTCCCGCCCGACGATCACGGCGAGCATCTCGAGGCTCTCCTCGCCGGTCAGCGGTTCGAGGTCGATGGTGTGCGTGCCGGCCAGGCCCTGCAGGCCGGAACACGCGGTGGCCACGGCGGCGCACCGCGGCCCCGCCGGCAGCAGCGGCTGGACGTCGGCGTCCGAGGTGACGTCGTCCAGCACGACCAGCACGTTCCGGTCGACGCTCCAGGTCCGGAACATGGTCGCGCGCTCCTCGACGCTGTCGGGCAGCCGCTCGCCGGGGAAGCCGATCGACCGCAGGAACTGGCCGAGCACCTCCTTCGCCCCGGCGGCGGCGCCGAGGTTCGCGTAGAACTGCCCGTCGCCGAACGCCGGCCGCAGCCGGTGCGCGACGCGGACCGCGAACGTCGACTTGCCGACGCCGGGCATGCCCATCACGGACACGATCCGCAGCCCGTCGTCCGACCGCTCGGCCGGCGAAAGCCACCGCACGGCCGAGCCGATCAGCTCGGCGCGTCCGGTGAAGTCGGCGATGTCGTTGGGCAGCTGCGCGGGCGCGACCAGCTGCACCCGCTCGGCCGGGACCTCCGGCGCCGGGCGGGATTCGGCGGTCTCGGTCAGCATCGAGCGGTGCAGCCGCTGCAGATCGGGCGACGGTTCGAGGGCGAGCTCCTCGACGAGCCGGCCGCGGAAGCGCCGGTAGACGTCGAGGGCCTCGTCACGGCGCTGGCAGCGCTGCAGGGCGAGCATCAGCTGGCTGTGGAACCCCTCGTGGAGGGGCTGGGTCATGGTCAGTTCCTTGAGCTCGCTGACCAGGCCGCGGTGCCGGCCCAGCTGCAGGTCCGCCTCGATCCGGCCCTCCAGCGCCCGCAGCCGGCTCTCTTCGAGCCGCACGGCGTAGGCGCTGAGCAGCTCGCCGGTCTCGACGTCGCTCATCGCGGGACCGCGCCACAGCCGCAGCGCGTGCCGCAGCAGTTCGGTGGCCTCCCCGGGCTCGCCGCTTTCCAGCGCGGCA is a window from the Amycolatopsis sp. NBC_00355 genome containing:
- the asnB gene encoding asparagine synthase (glutamine-hydrolyzing), giving the protein MEASMCGIAGWVDFGRDLSGERATIEAMNEAQKHRGTNARGVWCSRNVAIGHTRTSVIDLAGGVQPMFAEEDGRTIAVLTYSGEVFNFKELRSELERRGHHFRTRSDTEVVLRSYLEWGADCGKHLEGMYAFGVWDLRTETMLLVRDRFGIKPLFYSLQPEGVIFSSEPKALLTHPLTKAVVDIDGLREVFSTAKLPGEAVFRDQDQLRPGHTLAIGRNGVVDRTYWELEAKPHTDDLDNTISHTRQLLEDIVLGQLTADVPLCTLLSGGLDSSAVTGIAAGWLKKNGERVRSVTTTYVGYSENFRPDDTRDTADGPFADELAQYHGAEHIHLVLDTRDLMDPEVRLAALVAQDMPTTAGDMDASHLLMMRATREHSVVALTGEVGDEVFGGFRWMHDEELVRSGTFPWIANEKRVPGCVKGQGRGLFNDGFLKKLDMDSYYRDNYAQALRETPHQEGESEFESIMRNVRYVKLMRWLPMLLERGDRLAAACGLEARLPFLDHRLVEYMYNAPWAFQSFDGREKSILRAAVKDLLPESVFERRKAPYPVTQDPAYTEALHGLLAETLADPNAPIRPLLDQASVDEVFRHPKGVSQDWPSRMNVEMALQFNTWLTHYGITLDI
- a CDS encoding AfsR/SARP family transcriptional regulator, which translates into the protein MDGIVIWGMFGVLLQFKLLGPLCVLSDDRDITPSAPKLREILALLIVRANQFVSTTDLVDEVWGADPPRSAHVTVQTYIHRLRKSLFPKESGHEPAGLHTGWHGYRLEIAAEAVDKIQFEHMAQQGSAALESGEPGEATELLRHALRLWRGPAMSDVETGELLSAYAVRLEESRLRALEGRIEADLQLGRHRGLVSELKELTMTQPLHEGFHSQLMLALQRCQRRDEALDVYRRFRGRLVEELALEPSPDLQRLHRSMLTETAESRPAPEVPAERVQLVAPAQLPNDIADFTGRAELIGSAVRWLSPAERSDDGLRIVSVMGMPGVGKSTFAVRVAHRLRPAFGDGQFYANLGAAAGAKEVLGQFLRSIGFPGERLPDSVEERATMFRTWSVDRNVLVVLDDVTSDADVQPLLPAGPRCAAVATACSGLQGLAGTHTIDLEPLTGEESLEMLAVIVGRDRIAAERDEARSLVALCGYLPLAVRCIGARLRSVPGWPVRNMRQHLETSNRPLDLLQFNQLDVRARLAGSYRSVPSHAQTAFRLLPTLGASSFTAAEVAVRLDCPAKRAEALLARLVGHGLLRIQKDVVDEGPVRFEFHPIARCYAEELLGGETDATPYLWPIYMRTVLGFRNHA